TGCTCTGCTGATTTACAGAGTTGTTTATTAAGTATCTCTGTATTAGAATGTGTACTGTCTGTGGGCAGGGTTTTATCTGTTCTGACCCATGACTGTCCAGGAGATTTCCAGTACATTTTATAGAATAAATGAATTTGAATGAATTTCCCTGTTTTTAAGGATAttatgaataaaaaggaaaaccaaattTACATGCATGTCCTAGAATGTAAACAAAAAGTTATTAATATATCaagagttcagtttagttcagtcgctcagtcgtgtccgactctctgcgaccccatgaattgcagcacgccaggcctccctgtctatcagcaactcccggagttcaaactcacgtccaagtCGGTGacgctatctagccatctcattgtctgccgtccccttctcctcttgcccccaatccttcccggcatcagagtcttttccagtgagtcaactcttcgcatgaggtggccaaagtactggagtttcagctttagcatcattccttccaaagaacacccaggactgatctcctttaggatggactggttggatcttcttacagtccaagggactctcaagagtcttctccaacaccacagtgcaaaagcatcaattcttcagtgctcagctttcttcacagtccaactctcacatccatacatgaccactggaaaaccatcatcttgactagatggacatttgttggcaaagtaacgtctctgcttttgaatatgctatctaggttggtcataacttttcttccaaggagtaagtgtcttttaatttcatggctgcagtcaccatctgcagtgattttggagccccccaaaataaagtctgacactgtttccactgttccacatttattttccatgaagtgatggaaccagatgccatgatgttcgttttctgaatgttgagctttaagctaaccttttcactctcctctttcactttcatcaagaggctttttagctcctcttcacttttctgccataagggtggtgtcatctgcatatctgaggttattgatatttctcccggcaatcttgattccagcttgtgtttcttccagtccagcgtttctcatgatgtactctgcatagaaattaaataagcagggagacggtatacagccttgacgtactccttttcctatttggaaccagtctgttgttccatgtccagttctaactgttgcttcctgacctgcatacgggtttctcaagaggcaggtgaggtggtctggtattcccatctctttcagaattttccagtttcttgtgatccacacagtcaaaggctttggcatagtcagcaaagcagaaatagatgtttctctggaactctcttgctttttccatgatccagcggatgttggcaatttgatctctggttcctctgccttttctaaaaccaccttgaacatctggaagttcacggtttccGTAAATAGGATGcaaatttaaaaaggcaaaagatatgaaCAGGCACAGTAGAAATCCAGATAACTAATAAATATATGAACAAAATTtcaactttatttaaatttttaataaattcaaattAGAATAAGTTATCCTGTGCCAATGAAatttaacaaatatgaaagaaaaactatacatATTTCTCTGGAAGACAGTATTGTAGTCTATATAATCAGTCTTAAGCTATGAATATTCTTGAACCTAGTTTTTCCACAtctaggaatttatttttaaggatGTAATCACAGTAATGTTCACTGTAGCTCTGTAATACTAAAATCTTACAACCAGAAAGTAATagatttatagttttcatttcaagTACATTAACCATAGGTCATTATAACGTACCAACTTCCTCCACAATAAAAATGGGAAACTAATTTTgtggaaataattttatataaatgtgtgtttaatgcttgttttatcttttttaccTTTCAGAATTACCATGAAATTATGACTCGTCATCCTGAGAATTATCAGTGGGAAAACTGGAGTCTAGAAAATGTTGCCACCATATTAGCCCGCCGGTTTCCCAGTAGTTATATTTGGGTGATAAAGTGTTCCCGAATGCATTTGCACAAATTCAGCTGCTATGACAATTTTGTGAAAAGCAATATGTTTGGTGCTCCAGAACACAGTACTGACTTTGGAGCTTTTAAGCACCTTTACACGTTATTAGTTAATGCTTTTAACTTAAGTCAGAAGAGTTTGCTATCGAAGAATGTGAAAGATTTGAATAAGGACTCCAAAGCATCTAACTGTCGATCCACTTCTTCTCATACTACCAATGGTTgccagggagaaaaagagaggacCTGTGAAAATTTTGATGAGTCTGCTATGAGTTTTTATCCACCATCATTAAATGGTGCTTCTTTTACTTTGATTGGATTCAGTAAAGGTTGTGTTGTTTTGAATCAGTTGCTTTTTGAGTTGAAAGAAGCCAAGAAAGACAAGAACATCGATGCTtttatcaaaaacataaaaacaatgtactggttggatGGTGGTCATTCTGGAGGAAGCAACACTTGGATTACTTATCCAGAAGTCTTGAAAGAATTCGCACAAACAGGGATAATTGTTCACACCCATGTTACACCTTACCAAGTACATGATCCAATGAGATCTTGGATTGGAAAGGAGCACAAGAAATTTGTTCAGATACTTGGAGATTTTGGCATGCAGGTGACTAGCCAAATTCATTTTGCAAACGATGCTCCTTCCATAGAGAATCACTTCAGGGTTCATGAAGTATTTTAGACTATAACATTAATGTAGAAGAGCAGAAGCACTTTCAGAAAGTGTTATGAATTCAGATAATGAGGATATAAATTCATAGAGGCAGTGTCAGTTTTTTTTCCTGGGCATGGGGGAAGGAAGCACACATTCCTAAAATATGGGTGTAATGTGCAATAATGTTCCTTGTTTGTGAATGTGAATAGTTTTTAATTGGGACTGGGTtggaattatttcatttgaaatttaAACGGTGGTTTGTGAGAATCCTACAAGGAGATATTAAGAcccttaaaaatg
This window of the Capricornis sumatraensis isolate serow.1 chromosome 3, serow.2, whole genome shotgun sequence genome carries:
- the C3H2orf69 gene encoding mitochondrial protein C2orf69 homolog, with amino-acid sequence MWGFRLLRSPPLLLLLPQLGIGIAASSSHAGTMNLGSSSSGGAPCSPSAERRRQQCVQLSTVPGADPQRCNELLLLAAATAGEGPGRRDLSGDPAKEEVQPPPQHHVLYFPGDVQNYHEIMTRHPENYQWENWSLENVATILARRFPSSYIWVIKCSRMHLHKFSCYDNFVKSNMFGAPEHSTDFGAFKHLYTLLVNAFNLSQKSLLSKNVKDLNKDSKASNCRSTSSHTTNGCQGEKERTCENFDESAMSFYPPSLNGASFTLIGFSKGCVVLNQLLFELKEAKKDKNIDAFIKNIKTMYWLDGGHSGGSNTWITYPEVLKEFAQTGIIVHTHVTPYQVHDPMRSWIGKEHKKFVQILGDFGMQVTSQIHFANDAPSIENHFRVHEVF